One Acidobacteriota bacterium genomic window, CGCAAGCCGGCCAGCGTAGCGGCGGCGTCCCCGGGCCAGCGTGCCACCTCGCTGCAATGCAGATTGCTGATGGTGAGGCCGCGCCCGGCATCACGATCCGCCGCCGTCTCCACGCGGTACTCACTATCGAGGTGCGTGAAGACGAGCTGGCGGACGTTGGCGCGGGACGTCTCCAGCGCGCCCTGGCGCATCTCTTCCGGCAGCTTCGCCAGGAAACGATGCACGATACGAAAGATCTGCTGCGCGGCCGATAGGTCATGCGCCACTTGCACGCTCACCGTCCCGGGCCGCGTGATGGTCGCGATGAAGAAGCGCGCCGCGATCCAGGTCGAGATGCCGACCTGCCGCGCCTTGAGCACGATGTTGTGCCGTAAAACGTCGCGCTCGAATTCCTGCTGCGCCCGGTTCGGCGTCAGTACGACCAGCATTCCCTCTTTGTCACGGATGCGCAGCGCCTTCTCGATCAGGAGGACGCGGCGCGTTATGCCCGTCCCAGCAACGACCGTATCCAGTTCCCGCCCGAAGCCGAGCAGTTCTTCCAGCGTGTAGCCGGGACCCGGAAACAGCCCCTGGACCGCGCCGGGCATGTGTTTTGGAGCGGTACCGCCCGCAAGTTCAGGATTCGTTTCCCTAATTCAGAGCCTCAGCGAAGAACAGAGCGCTCGCCGTCGGCTGCGTCGAGCAGTTGCCGTTGGCCCAGGTGATGGTGCGAGTGATGGCCGTAGATGCCTTAGCGACGACCACGAACTCAGCCGATTGATAACCGGTAGGAGACGTAGCTCCGCTCGCCAAAGTGGCGCCTTGGAAGACGCCAGGCGTCCCGACCCCCAGCGTCGGCTGTACGTTCATCAGCAGGACATTGATGGTTTGTGCTTGGTTCGCTGGGTTCGTGAATCCGATCGTCACCGTGGCGGTGGCATTGGTCGCGCAGGTGCCACCGGAGCCGGAGGTCGCCTGCCACATGTTGTAGCCGACGCGGTACGCCTGGGTGGCTGCCGCGGTCGTCGCGATGATGTTGGCCGATCCCTGTGTGGCGCTGAAGCCGGTGTCGGCCTTGCTGCCGGTGAACGAGGGGACTCCCGCGCCGACCGTGGCTACGTTGTTGTACTTGGTGATGACCCCGTTCGAATCCGCGGTGAGCTTGGACGACAGGGTGAGCGACGTTCCCGTAGCCGCGCCGATGTCGGGCGTGACCAGCACGGGCGAAGTTGCAAGCGCTACCGCGCCCGAACCTGTCGTGCCATTCGACAAGTCCGCAGCCGCCAGCTGCGCGGAGACGAAGTTCGTTCCGTCCGACCGCAGGACACGTCCCGTGGTCATCGTCCCTTGGCGGAATCCAGTGGTCGCGTTTACGATGGCGGCAGTGGCTGTCCCGGTGATGGTCTGATTCCCGCTCGCATCCACGAGCCAAGTCGCTCCCGACCCGGCAGTCCCGCTCGTCGCCCCGGTCCACGAGCTGCCGCCGGTGAACCCGATCTGCGTCTCCGCGATCGCCCCGTTCATGTGCCGGAGGGTTCCGAAATTGGCGTCTACTTCCCAGTAACGATTGTCATCTGCCGTCCGCCCAAAGCGGGAGATACCGCGGACGTGAAATACAGAGCCGACCGGGCTGACAAGCCCAACTCCGAGCGTCGTAGCGCTAGCCACTCCTAGGGTCGGCGTCACCAGCGCGCAGCCCGTTACCAGGCAAAAGTTTCCCGAACCGCTGGTGTTTCCGGCGGCATCGGAGGGCGTGACCACTCCAAACGACGGCTGGCCGGCCGCATTGCCGTGGAGCACCGTGACGGTCGTGCCCTGGTTGGCGGCGGTGTCATTCGCCAAGCTCACGCCGGCCCAGGTTGGATCGCCGGTCGCATTGCCGTGGAGCAGCGTCGTGGCCGTGCCTTGATTGGCAAAGACGGCGGAGGCGAGTACAGGTGACGCCCAAGTGCTATCCCCGCGCCAGAAAGTCGAGGATGATGCCGAGGTGCCAGAGTTGAGATTTCCCACCGGAAGATTACCAGTGACTTCCGTGGCCAGGTTGACCGCCGCCCACGTCGGGTTCCCTGCGGCGTTGCCGTGAAGCAGGGTCGTGGTCGTGCCTTGATTGGCGAAATCGGCGGAAGCCAGGATGGGGGAACCGCCGACAAAGTTCGTGCCATTCCCTTTGAGGAAGGTGTTGGCATTGGCCACTCCTGCTACCCGGAACCCAGAAGCCGCGTTCACCATGGCGGCGGTGGCTGTCCCTGTGATGGTCTGATTCCCGCTACCATCCAGGAGCCATTTGGCGCCCGCTCCAGATGTCCCGGAAGTCGCGCCGATCCACGAATTGGCAGCGGCAGAAGGTGCTATTTGTACCTCTACCACAGCATCTTGCAACTCTTGCAGCTGCGCGCCCGCGATATCGATGTTCCAAACGCGCGGGCTGCTCAGACTACTGAACTGAAATGCTGTGGTGGGAAGGACTCTTAGCCGGTTCTCTCGCAACACACTCGCGGTGTCGTAATAATCGAAGCTAATGCTCTGTGAGGGTTGCGATGTCCCGGCTGCGACTGCCCCAATATTTAGCGCTGCTCCCTCTCCAATGGTGTTGGAAGAAACGATGGCCCCTTGCGAGGAGACAAACCCAGCAGTCCATCGGCCGGTCTGCGTAGGTGCTGCTAGCAGAAAGCCATAAGCACTGGCAGGCTGGGCGAAGAAGGCTCCATGCGCCGTATACCCCCACACGGTGTCTGAGGTGCTTTGCGGGTTCACGTCCGCTTCGACGCCGACCAGATAAGAGCCAGTCTTCCCCGCAGCAGCCCAAGCTTGGAAGTTCGCGCCCCAGCAATGTGCCCCATTGGCGTTCGCCATGCAGTTCCCGAATACGCCAACTCCGGGTGAGCCGGAAGCGCCAAAGGTTGAATTGTTGATCACGCTGGCATTGAGGGCATTCGCCTGATAGACCCTGGAGCCGGGAGGGATCGTGATAAGCGTCGCCAATGCGTCAGTGAAGAAATTGTTAGGGCCGACCCAAAGCTGGTTCAGCGTTTGATTCCCAACGATGAACTGGAACGGATGGTGGTTCTGCGTGCCAGTGAAGACGCCGGGAGCGGAAGCCGTTACGCCCGCGAAGACAAGATTGCTGCGGAAGGTCTTAATGCCGTCGGCCGTCTCGTCGCCGATGGTGTGCAGCAGCGTCGTGTCGTTCAGTAGTAGTTGCTCGCTCACGTACTGTCGTGAGGCGACCTGGAGGGCTACGCCGCTCGGCACGATCTTCGAGCGGATCGCCCCGATCGTGGTCGGTCCCGTCGCAGGCACCGCCCAGTACTCGTCTGAGTTCGTGCCATCGTCGAGTTGGTAGGTGATCTTGTAGTACGTGCCCCCCGGATCGCTGCCCACATTCGGCACCAGCGCGACCGATACCGTGCCGCCGGTCCCGATGGTCACGCTGAGCCGCCCGGACGCGACTGCCTTGTGGTCGGCCGTCGTGAAGTTCGGCCAGGAGATCAGTATGGTGCCTTGCGCCGGCGTGCCGTTCGAGCGATAGACGATGTCGGTGATCTGCGTGGTTTGCGGTGCCTGCGCATCGAGCCGCGCGCCCAGGACCGCAACCGCCAGCGAGATCAGAAAATACGAAAACCGCCCGAAGGGGCGGCGTGTGTCGAAGAGTCTTCTCATGAGGATTGCTTCCAGCCGGAAGTCCAGCCGGTCAGTTTACTGATGGGCAGAAGGGATGACTACCTTACTTGGATTGCTTGGTCACGCCGGCATACGCGGCCACAAAGTCTTCTACGCTGCGCACGTACACGTCAGCGAAATCCACCACCGGCCGCCGCGCCTGGATCACTTGTTGCGCTTCTTGTAGGCCCCAGCCCAGCGCGCGCAGCAGCGCCAGCGCCATCATCGGCGCGCGGTGCACGCCGGCGGCACAATGGATGAATACTTTGTGCTTCTCATCCCCATCAAGCGCCTCGGTGGCAAACTCTACCCCGCGCTGGAAGATCTCCGGTGGCTTGGGCTGAAAGTCGTCGTCCACCGCGTTCCACAGCACTTCCACGCCATAGGGACGCGCCAGCGGCGTGTCGTCGAACTCGATCTGCATGTCGATGATGTGCGTGACCCCGGCCCCGACCACTTCCATCATCTTCTGGTCGGTCCAGATGCCGCCGCCGACCGCGATCCGGTCGGTGATCCACGTCATGTCCATGCGCGCTGAGCCACCTCGAAGCCAGAAACGAAGAACGGAGAACCTTCTCCATCCCATTCTAGCCGTTCGTGGTCGGCGCCGCGCTATTCGTGGTGGTCGTCGTCGCACCAAATAAAAAGCGGGCGCCGTAAGCGCCCGCTTGGTTTTTCTTTCACTCTTGTTTAAGCATAGCAGACCGCGAGGGGCAAACCGGAAAACTATCTTGTAACTCTATTTCTCGACCGCTCAGTGAGTTGCGGAGAAAAGCTGCTTTTTCGGCTCTTGACACGCGATTTCATGCAGCGCGAACGGGTGGAGCAGACCGCGAAGCAGGAAGATGTGTGCGAGCCGATCCAGTCCTCCGGCCAGATGTGTGCGGACGGAGCGCTCAGTGCAGCCGAGCATGCGGCCCGCTTCTTCCACGCTGTACTCCTGAAAGATGACGCGCGCGATCGCCAACTGCGACTTCTCATCCAGCCGTTCGACACAGCGCTCCACGTCGGTCACGAAGATCACCAGGTCTTCGAAGCTGGCGGCGCGATAGGAACTGACTCGCGCGCGGAATATCTCGCGTCCGACCAGGGAAGGCAGCCGGCCCAGTTCCAGCGACATCCGGAAATAGCGCCGGAGCAGCCCGATGGCGTGAGCACGATACATGCGCAACTCATCCTTGGGCACCTGCCACGTCGGTTGAGCGGTGGGGCTTACGTGCTTAAGCATGGGCGCCTGCCCTGCCCACGGCGATCTCGCCCATGCGTTCGGCGCAGCGCTGGCAATAGATCTGGTCGCATTCTTCACGGCGGAACCACAGCCCGCCGCACGCCTCGCAGTACTTCAGCTCCATGCGTATGAGTACGTCTTGCCTGCTCTCGTCCACTTCTCCTCCTCCTGCAACAACAACGTTCACAAGTGAGCGCAAATGAAAAAGCCCTGCGGCACAGAGCGTGGTTGCTGCTCCGTGACGCAGGGCTCGTTTCGGTTACGATGACCTGCCGGCTATTTGATTGTTCCGGCCAAGGGCCGGGCGTCCGCTACAACATCCTCACGTCTTTCCTGCGCGTGAAGTAGCCTTCTTCATATCCCGACTTCAGCACACGCCCGTTCTGTACCACTACGGTCACGCGCCCGCTGAAGTGTAGAGTGCCCATCAGCCGCTCGAGCGAAGCGCAGAGCACCTCCGCGGCTTGTATCTTGCGTCGGAACTCAAGGAAGGTGGCGCCGCTTTCGGGGGCCGGTTCATTGGGGCTCTGCATGGTGTTCCTGTTCTTTTCTGCTCACGCCGGATCGCGCTATATCGTGACGCGACTATATAACTCGCGATGCGATGGAAGCAAGAACTCTATTTGCTTTGTCCTATTCGAGTTGCACTGTTTATAGCGCCATGATATAGTCGCGGACGGCTGTGGAAATCACCTTTGAGGCCTCTTATGAAATTCAAAGCGCTGCAAGAGAACCTGCGCCGCGAGATCTGGAAGCGCATCGACGCGAGACAACTGACCGGCCTTCGCCTCGCCGATCAGACCGGATTCAAACAGGCCCACATTTCGAATTTCCTCAACCGCAAGCGCCAGCTTTCGCTCGATGGCCTGGATAAAGTGCTGACCGTGCAGCATCTCTCGGTGCTCGATCTGCTCGATCCCAGCGAGATCAACAAGCGGGCCAGCATCCTCCCACCCTCCGAAGACGATTTTGAGAATGTCCTGGTTGTCGAGGGCACCATCGCCGCCGGTGAACCGCTGGTGACGAACGAAGACGTGAAAGAGATCCTCAAATTCAAGAAGACATTCCTCAAGCGCCTGCGCTCTGACATGGCTTCGCCGCGCGACGAGTGGCGGCGCTTCGTGCTCATCAAGGTCGACGAGCGTGATGGCATGAGCATGTATCCGCGCCTGTTGCCCGGCGCCACCGTGCTCATCGACCGCCATTACAACTCGCTTGCACCCTATCGCAAGAGTGACAAGAACATGTACGCGGTGCGGCGCAATGGCGGCTGCACCATCAAGTACGTGGATCAGGATGGCGCCAATCTGGTGCTGCGGCCACACAATCACGCCTATCCGACCAACGTCATCGATATCGAGGAAGGCAAGACGGTCGCCGACTTCATCGTGGGCCGCGTTTGCCACGTCGCCATCGAGGCATAGTTTCGCCATCGGCGCCCCGCCGTATAATCGGTGCATCCCTTCGCCTGATTTTTCGGCGAAGACCTTCCCCGGAGGACCGCACTCATGGATGACGTAGCAGGCATCACCGTCGGCTCGCGCCGTAACGAAGACATTGCTCTCGATCTGATGAAGTTCATCGCCATCACCACCGGCTACGGCAAGGCGGGCGGTCCCGGCGCCGGCTTCCAAGGCTCGAGCGGCCCGAAAGCCGCAGAGGACTTCGCCGGTCATCTGCTCGAACTCTACGGTCGCTGCCTCAACGCCGTGCAGGGCAGGAAATAGAAAAGGGCCGCGGATCGCGGCCCTTCCACTCGACGTTTTCCGATTCCCGCTAGCGGCGGCGCTTCTTTCCTCCACCGCGCTTCTTCGCCTTCTTCCGCGAGCCACTCTTCTTCTTGCTCGCGCGTTTCTTTGTCCCGCCGCGCTTCTTCATCCGGCCTGCGCTGCTGCGGCGCGAAGTGGACTTCTTCGCCTTCTTTTTCGCGCCGCCTTTCTTTGCGCGACCTTTCCTGGACGCGGCCTTCTTGGGCGCGGCTTTCTTCCTTGCGCCGCCGCCGGATCCGCGCGCCGAGCCGCCGCCCCCGAGCATCGCGTCGCCGCCACCCGAGACACCGCCCGCCGGGATGCCGCCGGTGATCACGGCCTCTTCTTCTTCTTCCTCTTCCTCTTCGTACTCATCGGGCTCCGCATAGGCAGCCGATTCCCCAAAGTCGTCCATATCGTCATCGTTGCGGGCGTAGAGGGCCAGGTCATCGAGCGTCATGCGTCCTCCTGTAGGTCATTGCGACACCGAACAGCAGAGACAGCGAATCAGTCTACTCCAACCGAAACCGGCGCGGATTATAGCAACCGGGAGTGGCGTGTCAACTTACGCCACTCAATCTGCGGACGTCCGGATGACCAGTGTGTCGCCCGGGTGCAGGTTGGCGGAGAGCCGTGGATTATCACGTTTCAGCGCTTCCACCGTCGTGCCGTAGGCGCTGGCGATCGAGTAGAACGTTTCGCCGATGCGGACCTTGTGGTAGACCTTGGCCTGTGGCTTTGCGGCCAACCCCTTTGTATTCTTCGCTTTAGAGGACCGCGTGGCGCGGCTGCGCGCACTGGCCTCAAGCTCGGCGTCCACCGGCTTATAGATGACCAGCATGCGTCCCTTGCGCAGATCATTGCCCCGCAGATGATTCCACTTGCGCAGCCGGTCGGCGGGCACGCCAAAGTCATCGGCCACCGAGAGCACGGTATCGCCTCTCCGCACGCGATAGCGGAACGGCCTCTTCGAGAACGCTATCGGCTCGCCCGTGCCGTAGCGGCCGTTGCTTGCCGCGACCGGGATGATCAATTTCGACTGGCCGCCGATCTCGTCGTCCTCACCCATCCCGTTGGCCTGCGCGACCGTACGCGCGGTGGTACGGTATTTCTTTGCGATGCTCGCCAGCGTGTCACCCGCCTGCACCGGATGGAACCGCCAGGAGACGCGCTTGTCCGCCGGAATGGCAGTGATCGCGGCTTGATACTTCTCCTTCGACCCCGCGGGCAGGCGCAGGTCAAAGCCACCCTCTTTGGGAGTCGTCATGCGCAGCAAGCTTGGGTTCAGTTCCTGGAGCGCATCCACGGGAGCGTCCACCGCCTCGGCCACCAGCCTCAGGTCCACCGGGTAATCGATGTGTACGACGTCCGCCTCGAGCGGCGGGTCCGGAGTGATGTTCTCCAAACCATACTGCGAGGGATTCTTGGCGATGATCGTCATGGCGACGATGATCGGAACGTAGTTCTTCGTCTCTTTCGGGAGCACGTTGCGGCGATACAGTTCCCAGAAGTCGGCGTACCCGGTGCGCTTCACCGCTTGCTGCACATTCCCCGGGCCGGAGTTGTAAGCTGCCATCGCCAGATACCAGTCGCCGAACTGGTTGTAGAGATCCTTCAGGTGGCGCGCCGCAGCCCGCGTCGATTTCTCCGGATCCTGGCGCTCGTCCACCCACCAGTTCCGCTCCAGGCCGTAGCCGGAGGCCCGCGACGCCATGAACTGCCACATGCCGCGCGCTCCCGCGCGCGAGAGCGCCAGCGGAACGAACCCGCTTTCTGCCTCTGCCAGGTAGATCAAGTCCTGCGGCACGCCTTCTTCCTTCAGCACGCGCGAGATCATGTCGCGGTAGCGTCCGGCGCGGGTCCATGCGCGCTCGAGCGTCCCACGCCCCCGGGTGGAATAGAAGTTCACGTAGCCTGCGACCTCATCGTTCATCACCAGCGGCAGGTCGGAACGCGTGTTCTTCAACTCCGCTTCCGCCTTCGCCCTCACGTTCGGATCCACCGGGAAGGTGACCTCGTTCGCTTCATCGATCGGCGCCGGTTCCGACTTCTGCTCGGTGAAGCCGTCCCCTTCCTTGAGCGCGGCCATCTCCAGTTCGTGGACGCCCTCGACCACGCGGTCGAACTCCGTCTCCAGCCGTTCATCGGATTTCACCGGCACCGGCGACTGCAGCAACACATTCACGGCGCGGTCGAAGTCCTGCTTTGCCGCCTCCATGTGGCCGGCGGCATAGTTCGCTTTGCCGGCGGCATAGGCTTTCTCCGCCTCGGCCAACACTTGCTCTACCGGATCGACCTTCGCCTTGGCAGGCGCTTGGATCGGCGGAGGGGGAGCTGTGCTCGCGGTGAGTGTAGGGGCGGTCGCTCGCGCCGGCGGGGTCGACGCAGCCTTCTTGTTCTCCTCGCAGGAGGTCAAGAAGAGCGTGGCCGTCAGCGGCAGCAGCAACCAGGCTTTGCGCAGGCTCATAGGTGATTATCGAATGGCTTCCACGATTGCGCGATCGGCGGGAGTCGATACGCATTCGGGAAAGCCCAATCTACTACCCTGTTTCTTAGACGGTCAATCCTTGAAAACTCTTAGTTTCGATTGCTTGTTTTCAATGCGACGTCTGCGGGGCCGAAGCTAGGTTCTTGCCAAAGCTTGGTTTAGGTCAGCAATCAGGTCCTCAGCATCTTCGATGCCCGCGGAGAGTCGGACCGTTGCCGGCCCTATCCCCAGCCATTTCAGCCGTTCCGACGATGTACCAAAGTGCGAGGACAGCATGGGATACGACACCGTGGACTCTACTCCGCCCAGGCTGGTCGCCAGGTACCAGAGTTCGAGCGCATCAATGAACCTCTCGGCCGCCGTGCTTCCTCCTTTGATCTCGAACGCGACCATGGCGCCAAAACCCCGCATCTGGCTCCTCGCGATGTCGTGACCCGCATGTCCCGCAAGTCCGGGATACATCACCTTTTCCACCCGCGGATGTCGCGCCATCGCCTCCGCGATGCGCGCCGCGTTCTCGCAACCCCGCAGCATGCGTAGCTCCAGCGTCTTCAGACCGCGCAGCAGCAGATAGCCGGCACCGGGGTCGAGCGACCCCCCGGTCGTGAGCATCACGTCGCGCGCCTTCTCCACTACCTCTTTCGGTCCGATCACGCAGCCGGCGGTCACGTCGCTGTGTCCGCCAAGATACTTGGTAGCCGAGTGCACCACGATGTCGGCGCCCAGTTCGAGCGGTTTCTGCAGCACCGGCGTCGCAAAGGTATTATCCACCACGACCGTGACGCCGTGCTTGTGCGCCCGCCGCGCCAGCTCTGCCAGATCCACGCAGCGCAGTATGGGGTTGGTAGGCGACTCGAGGAAGAGCAGCTTCGTCTTGCGGTTGAAGTACTTCTCGACCTTTCCCAACTCATCGAAGGGGACGAAGTGCGTCTTGATGTCGCAACGGGTCAGCACGCTCTCGCACAGTTTGAGCGTGCCGCCGTAGACGTCGAGCATGGAAACGATCTCATCGCCTGCGCTCGACAGCGTGAGGAAGGTCGAGAGGATCGCGGCCATGCCGCTCGAGGTGATGACGCAGCATTCCCCATTCTCCAGCGCCGCCATCTTTTTCTCGGCTGCCGCGATGGTCGGATTGGCATAGCGCGTGTAGAGGTAGCCCTCATCCTGCTTGTTGGCGATGCGCCGCAGGTCATCGAGTTTGGGCAGGACAAACACCGACGACTGCACGATCTCAGTCGTCAGCGGCGCCCGGCGCCCGTGCCGGTCCTCGCCCGCATGGACGGCGTGCGTCGCGTCGCCACGTCCTGGCGTCTTCGCGCCTGTGACCTTCTTGGCCATCCCGCGATTCTAAATGGTCGCGACCAAAAGCAACGGGCTCCGGTCACCCGGAGCCCGTCACGTGTCACTCGATCGGCTTAGTTACCAGGTCAGCTTGAGTCCGAGCTGGATCTGCCGCGGGTCGAAGGCCGCGCTCGGCGTCCCCGCCGTGCATGAGGTCGAGGAGCAGAGCGGGCTCACGTCCGCAACGTTGAAGCGGTTGACCATGTTGAACATATCCGCGATGGCGTC contains:
- a CDS encoding dual specificity protein phosphatase family protein, whose translation is MDMTWITDRIAVGGGIWTDQKMMEVVGAGVTHIIDMQIEFDDTPLARPYGVEVLWNAVDDDFQPKPPEIFQRGVEFATEALDGDEKHKVFIHCAAGVHRAPMMALALLRALGWGLQEAQQVIQARRPVVDFADVYVRSVEDFVAAYAGVTKQSK
- a CDS encoding S24 family peptidase, with the translated sequence MKFKALQENLRREIWKRIDARQLTGLRLADQTGFKQAHISNFLNRKRQLSLDGLDKVLTVQHLSVLDLLDPSEINKRASILPPSEDDFENVLVVEGTIAAGEPLVTNEDVKEILKFKKTFLKRLRSDMASPRDEWRRFVLIKVDERDGMSMYPRLLPGATVLIDRHYNSLAPYRKSDKNMYAVRRNGGCTIKYVDQDGANLVLRPHNHAYPTNVIDIEEGKTVADFIVGRVCHVAIEA
- a CDS encoding LysM peptidoglycan-binding domain-containing protein: MSLRKAWLLLPLTATLFLTSCEENKKAASTPPARATAPTLTASTAPPPPIQAPAKAKVDPVEQVLAEAEKAYAAGKANYAAGHMEAAKQDFDRAVNVLLQSPVPVKSDERLETEFDRVVEGVHELEMAALKEGDGFTEQKSEPAPIDEANEVTFPVDPNVRAKAEAELKNTRSDLPLVMNDEVAGYVNFYSTRGRGTLERAWTRAGRYRDMISRVLKEEGVPQDLIYLAEAESGFVPLALSRAGARGMWQFMASRASGYGLERNWWVDERQDPEKSTRAAARHLKDLYNQFGDWYLAMAAYNSGPGNVQQAVKRTGYADFWELYRRNVLPKETKNYVPIIVAMTIIAKNPSQYGLENITPDPPLEADVVHIDYPVDLRLVAEAVDAPVDALQELNPSLLRMTTPKEGGFDLRLPAGSKEKYQAAITAIPADKRVSWRFHPVQAGDTLASIAKKYRTTARTVAQANGMGEDDEIGGQSKLIIPVAASNGRYGTGEPIAFSKRPFRYRVRRGDTVLSVADDFGVPADRLRKWNHLRGNDLRKGRMLVIYKPVDAELEASARSRATRSSKAKNTKGLAAKPQAKVYHKVRIGETFYSIASAYGTTVEALKRDNPRLSANLHPGDTLVIRTSAD
- a CDS encoding aminotransferase class I/II-fold pyridoxal phosphate-dependent enzyme → MAKKVTGAKTPGRGDATHAVHAGEDRHGRRAPLTTEIVQSSVFVLPKLDDLRRIANKQDEGYLYTRYANPTIAAAEKKMAALENGECCVITSSGMAAILSTFLTLSSAGDEIVSMLDVYGGTLKLCESVLTRCDIKTHFVPFDELGKVEKYFNRKTKLLFLESPTNPILRCVDLAELARRAHKHGVTVVVDNTFATPVLQKPLELGADIVVHSATKYLGGHSDVTAGCVIGPKEVVEKARDVMLTTGGSLDPGAGYLLLRGLKTLELRMLRGCENAARIAEAMARHPRVEKVMYPGLAGHAGHDIARSQMRGFGAMVAFEIKGGSTAAERFIDALELWYLATSLGGVESTVSYPMLSSHFGTSSERLKWLGIGPATVRLSAGIEDAEDLIADLNQALART